In Spinacia oleracea cultivar Varoflay chromosome 5, BTI_SOV_V1, whole genome shotgun sequence, a single window of DNA contains:
- the LOC130460677 gene encoding uncharacterized protein isoform X2, translating to MAFCESWCPTTNTLHTLVGEMSISLWDIYDLGGLPVTGLFYDEVVPSAVELEGSDDEHSLYLPYSCKYLFMALHYLSEKHKVTTITFETWCDFWFRGASKYFLASGNKKSVLPTLMKDFSSFNGPRSWSHKMCEAFRILRIPEAHHRQTYLAAFLSCWLCAFVLPVSDLGCIRPGSFKPASFLASGKETSLAIPVLASIYHGLSKISNSPTPGKHRESFPAQYVYVWTAKYFRSHHIVTYDFVGAPLVGIQGLDSVIKSPDAKSLVSSGKDFNWLANSICGNSDEKREDDNHQPKQFTNFFISMRSCFLTLRFDNNYVVEPYSPHRFGRQFGFHQDVPGELVVQTQNITREHMYYLFQSSIRLHTRATFLVPCRTFNAQSRVTPSFTTWWNSVVSLNAAYASRTPSPTNVRSKKRKERKGDDPNTSPKDKAAKTSAAPRKVRVRLPKSSTISCPPKETSSKGRDESRRLASRVVSNEPSNDENEPSNDEHAGEPTILDDIFAEDYGPELSPEEIENLQSDANIAVELTACENTFVSLPEQQFIDDVVIDTAPTTSVSTASTESPSFNAQDMITKATNRADRYAASLMINEIKDKLMKTPLAKVHELAQEFEQVFSYVRDKKIDICAIESFIKGYIGCGSQLHHVRLGKQGDPTLNDLEQRSLEIETSVQTTTIAGKAEERMQALHKEIDQIQQEQAEHKRKLNDLAERADRLLPLISESEEKFQGYVIQKKEQENSLLIMKENIAAAKEVEAKLAEAEKQFGVARDALQAFKFEP from the exons CCCGTAACTGGCCTTTTTTATGACGAGGTCGTCCCTTCTGCCGTTGAATTGGAAGGCTCCGACGATGAGCACAGTCTATACCTCCCTTACAGTTGCAAATATTTGTTTATGGCTTTGCATTATCTTTCTGAGAAACACAAGGTGACAACCATAACGTTCGAGACTTGGTGTGATTTTTGGTTTCGCGGTGCATCAAAGTATTTCTTGGCATCTGGCAACAAAAAGTCTGTCCTTCCAACACTTATGAAAGACTTCAGCTCCTTTAATGGTCCTCGATCGTGGAGTCATAAGATGTGCGAAGCCTTTCGCATCCTACGGATTCCTGAAGCGCATCATCGACAAACATATTTGGCTGCCTTTCTCTCATGTTGGCTTTGTGCCTTTGTTTTGCCGGTGTCAGATTTGGGTTGCATCCGTCCTGGATCTTTCAAACCTGCGTCATTTCTTGCAAGTGGAAAAGAGACTTCTTTGGCGATCCCTGTTTTGGCGAGCATCTACCACGGATTGAGCAAAATTTCGAATTCTCCTACCCCAGGCAAACATCGCGAGTCCTTCCCTGCACAATATGTGTATGTCTGGACCGCTAAGTATTTTCGAAGTCATCACATCGTCACCTACGATTTTGTTGGTGCTCCCCTGGTTGGAATTCAAGGCCTTGACTCTGTCATAAAGTCTCCAGATGCTAAATCGCTAGTTTCTTCGGGTAAGGATTTCAATTGGCTTGCTAACTCAATTTGTGGTAATTCAGATGAGAAGCGTGAAGATGACAACCATCAACCAAAGCAATTCACAAACTTCTTCATTAGCATGCGGTCCTGTTTTCTGACCTTGAGGTTCGACAACAACTACGTGGTTGAGCCATACAGTCCTCATCGATTCGGTCGGCAATTCGGATTTCACCAAGATGTGCCAGGGGAATTAGTAGTCCAGACACAAAACATCACCCGAGAGCATATGTACTATCTTTTTCAGTCCAGCATTCGTCTGCATACTAGGGCTACCTTTTTGGTCCCTTGCCGCACGTTTAATGCCCAATCTCGAGTCACTCCAAGCTTCACAACATGGTGGAATTCGGTCGTTTCTTTAAATGCGGCTTATGCTTCAAGAACTCCTAGTCCAACAAATGTCAGGTCTAAGAAGAGAAAGGAGAGAAAGGGCGATGATCCTAACACTTCACCAAAAGACAAAGCTGCCAAGACTTCGGCTGCACCTCGCAAAGTTAGAGTCAGATTGCCTAAAAGTTCCACGATATCCTGTCCGCCCAAGGAAACATCTTCGAAAGGCAGGGACGAGAGTAGAAGACTAGCAAGCAGAGTTGTTAGTAATGAACCTTCCAATGACGAAAATGAACCTTCCAATGACGAACACGCAGGTGAACCTACAATTCTGGATGATATTTTCGCTGAAGATTATGGCCCTGAGCTATCGCCTGAAGAGATAGAG AATCTTCAAAGCGATGCGAACATAGCAGTAGAGCTTACTGCTTGCGAGAATACATTTGTCTCCCTTCCCGAACAACAGTTCATTGATGATGTTGTCATTGATACTGCGCCAACCACAAGTGTTTCTACTGCTTCGACCGAGTCTCCTTCTTTTAATGCTCAAGACATGATCACTAAGGCGACCAACAGGGCGGACCGATATGCTGCAAGCTTGATGATTAATGAAATAAAGGACAAGTTGATGAAGACTCCTTTAGCCAAGGTTCATGAACTAGCGCAGGAGTTTGAACAGGTTTTCTCCTATGTTCGTGATAAGAAGATCGACATCTGTGCAATCGAATCTTTTATCAAGGGGTATATTGGGTGCGGTTCTCAACTCCACCACGTTCGGCTAGGGAAACAGGGAGATCCCACTCTCAATGACTTGGAGCAACGATCTTTGGAGATAGAGACGAGCGTGCAGACAACTACAATTGCAGGGAAAGCAGAAGAGCGAATGCAAGCTCTTCATAAAGAGATAGATCAGATTCAGCAAGAACAAGCCGAACATAAAAGGAAGCTCAATGATTTAGCAGAACGAGCGGATAGACTTTTGCCTCTTATTTCAGAATCAGAAGAGAAGTTCCAAGGGTACGTCATACAGAAGAAAGAGCAAGAAAACTCACTCCTCATCATGAAGGAGAATATTGCTGCTGCGAAAGAGGTGGAGGCAAAGCTAGCGGAAGCTGAGAAACAATTTGGTGTTGCTCGTGATGCTTTGCAAGCCTTCAAATTTGAGCCGTAG